From Nitrospiria bacterium, a single genomic window includes:
- a CDS encoding DUF3565 domain-containing protein has protein sequence MNRKIIGYHIDSEGDWVADLTCCHGQHVRHKPPFINRQWVQTEEGRKSKLGEN, from the coding sequence ATGAACCGTAAAATCATCGGGTACCATATAGATTCGGAAGGGGATTGGGTAGCGGATTTAACTTGCTGCCATGGACAACATGTTCGCCATAAACCCCCTTTTATAAACAGACAGTGGGTACAGACTGAAGAAGGGCGAAAATCAAAATTAGGAGAGAATTAA
- a CDS encoding MEKHLA domain-containing protein, which yields MASFPYPDTDNSYLMDHVNLLRNYFLSLTRKDLVDPGLGDKEAAKNIFHAPFAVVSHDTSKDPIFNYANQTALNLFEMGWEEFVSLPSRLSAEALDREERARLLNEVSTKGFMDHYSGIRISKSGKRFFMNKAIVWNLLDKNGLYYGQAATFNEWKLL from the coding sequence TTGGCGTCATTTCCATATCCAGATACAGACAATTCCTACCTGATGGATCATGTAAATTTACTCCGTAATTATTTTCTTAGTTTAACCCGTAAAGATCTGGTTGATCCCGGGTTAGGTGATAAGGAAGCAGCAAAGAATATATTTCACGCACCCTTTGCCGTGGTTTCCCATGATACTTCTAAAGATCCAATTTTCAATTACGCTAATCAAACCGCGCTCAATTTATTTGAAATGGGTTGGGAAGAATTTGTTTCCCTTCCTTCCCGTTTATCAGCCGAAGCCCTGGACCGAGAAGAACGCGCGAGATTACTTAATGAAGTGTCAACCAAAGGCTTTATGGATCATTATTCTGGGATTAGGATTTCTAAAAGTGGAAAAAGGTTTTTTATGAATAAGGCCATCGTATGGAACCTATTGGATAAAAACGGGCTATATTATGGTCAAGCGGCTACTTTTAATGAATGGAAACTTCTTTAA
- a CDS encoding DUF1971 domain-containing protein, whose translation MAFKRTPDFEENTLPNGLRSRHFISPGVWGKIHVMEGKLKYSILEPLDQEMVLNSSVIGVVLPEVPHQVEPLGQTRFYVEFFRKE comes from the coding sequence TTGGCTTTTAAGCGGACTCCGGACTTTGAGGAGAACACCCTTCCAAATGGGTTAAGGTCAAGGCATTTCATCAGTCCAGGTGTTTGGGGAAAAATTCATGTGATGGAGGGAAAACTAAAATATTCAATCCTTGAGCCGCTGGATCAAGAAATGGTCCTGAATTCGAGTGTTATCGGAGTGGTTTTACCAGAGGTTCCCCACCAGGTGGAACCTTTGGGCCAAACCCGTTTTTATGTTGAGTTTTTTCGGAAGGAATGA